The genomic interval TCAACAGGCCATTACTATTTTGGTGTGAGCCCTGCCCATGCAAACATGACTAATGTCTTTCCCCACTTCAGGGTGTGTCAGATTTAGAGCTGCTCAGCGCTTTTTCAAAGCCTAATGGAAGTGTGCTGTTTAGTTCTCTGTTTCgccacaatctcacacacacacacacacacacacagagagagtgagagagagaaagagagagtacggggggggggggggggggggggggtaactgcATTCGTTTCTATGGTTACGGTACCAGGCTTTGCCAAGCAGCTGTAGTTTAGTGATTATGGGACCAAAATTGAAGAAGGAAACACACTGATGATGTACAtcagaaaacaacattgtcTTCCAGCCATTATAATAAATCATCTTATTTCTGTTATTAGTGTTTCAGTGACACACTGGCATCCTCTATTATTAGCATATTATATCTGTGTTAAGAGAGTGGCATATTATATCTGTGTTAAGAGAGTGGCAACACATTGATTGCCGTTATTTGATGATGAAAAATGATTTGATAATGACGATAATGATTTGATAATGACCTTCGGTagcttatgaatgtgtgtagaaCTTACCTTAAGATTTGACTAAGTGATTCAAACAGGCAATTCAGGACAGCCATCAGCATAAGCTACAAAAGtcaagagaaagatagagagaccaAACACAATACACGATTAACTGGACAAATCCAGACATTGAGGGATGTGCATAAAGAGTGGGAATAGACGTAAACTGTATTAAAAAAGGAAATGGAACAGATATCAGGACTAAAAAGAGAGCGGGAgtggggaagaggaagaggtgtGTCCATGTTATTCTCACAGATCTGGCTCTCCTCAAACAAAACGATACGACTTTGCAGTGATAATGTGGACAAAGAATGCCGCCTTAGTGGCCTAGTAACAGGGCGCTGCGTTGCGCTGCCATGCACTGCATACCTCGTTCTCCTGGGCACTGCCGACCACGTAGAAGAACAGATCAATGCTGCCCTTGTAGACAATTGTCATCCCTTCCAAGAAGGCAATCTCATCTgctcagagacagagagtcagaaagagagtgagagagagagagagagagagagagagagagagagagagagagagagagagagagagagacagagagaggaaggagagtaTGGAGATAAGACAGATGGAAGAAGCAGAATGAGAAAATGGATCCAAGCGGCGAAGAAAACACAATGAGAACAGGGAATGGCTGGACATGAGGGAGCAGTGCTGATTTAGGTTTGTAGGTTTGTGAGGTATAGATAAGAGGGGGGTGAAAGGTGATCATGCTGGCCACACCTGAAGGCCAGGTGGAGCCTTCGATTTCTTTGACCATGATGCCACAACGAAAAAAGCTGTCAGTCAGGAACAGGTTCTCTACTCTTTTGTCAGCCGTAATCCAAGCTCTGAACCCCTTGAGGATCGAGACATGGCTTTACAGTCACACAACAAAAAGTAGACCTTGCCAATCAGCACACGGGAGAAGTCTCACATTAACAAAGTTGACCAATAGGATCACAGCTGACACTACCACCTTCATTCATCGGAATAACTTGTGGGCCACTGGCGACGATTGAGAATAGCTCTCTGAAATAAAACCAGGGCATTTGTTGAATGTATATGCCCACAAATTCTATGTTCTATGGCTTCCAATTTTGATAGAGGAGCCAGCTGACATTGTCTTGAGAGTTGTAGCAAAGACGTTTGGACCGCTTGAGAAAGCATTATCTCTACACCCCATCAATGCTCCACATGCCCATCATTGAGGTGTATACGAGGGCCTTTTCCAGCTGTCTATCTAATCACCGGCAAAAACTGAGGCACTTACTGTCAGCTTTGTGGGTCTTGTTGAAGACATTCTTCTCAAAACTTCTCTGTTCCTTCATAGATGGGTAAAGGTCAGGATCGTAGTACTAGAAAAAGGTGAATCAGATAGGAAATATATAATGCATGTCTGAGTGCACGTTTTTCTTTGAAGAAAGACTGATAGTGTTTGGAAACAAGATATACAAGATGTTCAGTCCTATAGGCTCAAAAGCTTGCATAGATAATGTTTGATTGGCAGTGTGAAATTAgatgaatgtaatgtaatgcaatttTACCTTCGACAGAAGTCTGTTCCCATCATTGTCCAAAATAAATACAGCCTTCACTGTGTATAGTGAAGGTTCCtgaaaacaatttaaaaatatatcaaagcctGGTAACATTTCAAAATCAGAGAAGGCAGGATCAAATCAACAAAGAACACAGGAATCTGTCAACATTCAAGGAATCAGAGACATATGGTTTAGTGATTTGTCTTCATCCATTGCTGCCGAGTTGTTCCGAGCCAAAGTTCTGTTATGCACTGACTACAACTGACTTAGAGTCTTAGTGTATCACAGAACTTCGGCCAAGAGAACAGAGAGGGGGCTGGTAAATATTAACCTCAGAGATGTTAGCATGACGGTGACTCTCTCCTGCCTGGTTCAATGTGATGCCATATGGAGAGGAACGTAACTGTAGAACTTCAAAATGTGCCATTCCCTGGAAATTGACTCCACCTTCTGTTGTACATATCGGTAAGGGCCTTGGCAGAAGGCTTTTACTGAATTAAAAATTACATACACTAGATACACTAGAGGTCTAAGAGAGATTACCTTCGATGTGAAGATAAATGCGAAGGAATGCAACTATACTGGAAATGTGATCAATGAATTCCAAATCTCAGCCATATAAAAGTATTTAACCTATAGGCTACTTCGTTTGGTTAAGGGCACTAGTTGAAATAGACAAAAAATATCAATGAAAGTGTCACGTTTAAGGGTGACACGACATTTGAGACACCTGTGGATTGAAAAAACTCTGCACCACAACCGAAAGAGAGCCGCGGCAGCACACGTTTTGCAAACTGAGTGAAACGACATACCGAAGACGTGGCATCCACGTCCCACTCGGTACAGCCTCGGATTGGTCTGCTGCGCTCAGTTTAATAAGTTTGTGCTGTTGTAGGACAAAGTATTGCAAGTGTGTTCTAAGAAATACTTGATCCATCATGAAAGAGATCGTAACAACGTTCCACATTTCATTAGAATAGTTATGATAATTTTGGTGTAGGCTAGGATTTTACTTTGAGCCTGCACCTATAGCCTATTCAGTGAACTGACTGGCAACTGTTCGAGAGTTAGGCTATGCGACACTAGATTAAGCTATTCCTCGTCAGGAAATGAAAAGTGCAACATTGGCTGCAACATTGTTAACAATACACAATGGCAAGCAATGCAACAATGTCGTTCATTTAAAATGGTCAAGCATTTCAAAAGTAGAAGAGGTAGGCTATCCATCTGGTTTTACAGCCTTTTAGCTTAACTCAACGAGGTTCAATGTTCCACATAACGTCCGAGAGCGCATTTTAAACCTATATTTTGAACGCCATGTTTGTTAAAGGACATGATGCAATCAAGTTTGAATATTTTATGGATAACATTAAATATTTGCAAATTACTGACCAGAGCCACAGAGTCCATGGTGTTGTTCCTGTGTTGACGTGGACAGGTTTGAGCTGTCATTACAGCAGACCTCGTAGAATCCTCTGACTCACGAGTGGGCGGATCTAACTGTGGATAGGCTGCTAGATTTACTGAAACTGAACCACTGAGGACACCATTTGGGCTCTGCGGAGGTGCCAGCTGGCACTCTTGTCATACAGTATAAGAACCAAAATGGCGTTTTCCGACAAACTAATGTTAGACATAGCCTATTTTAATCCATGCAACAGGGTTTTCTTCATTTAAGTGTTCGATGGTTTAAAAACCTACAGCAACGATGCAGTCAAAGTAAAGTTAGGCTATATATGGAGGTTGCCATGTTGGTGTTGCCATTATAAATAATTTACAGTGATTAAAGATCCGTAATCTCGCCTGCTATTTGACTTTTGCATAACGTCTGGCATTGTAGGTAGGTCAGTGACCGCCTTCTGGAGGGGCCTGTTGACCAACAGTTTATAGCTTAGGCTACCATCCAACAAGAGTGTTGGTTTCTTGTGGTGCTTTTTACATCTATTACAGAAAATGAATTATTCAAAGTCAGTCACTAAACATCTGATTGTTCTTTTGCCTAATTCCATTCTTGCTGTGTAACTTTATTTGCTTAcatgttaaaatgctatactGCAAACAAAATCCTGCAGGTTGGGCCTAGTTGACAGTCATCTGAAATTAAACTCAGATTATAGGCCTCGCCCACGTTGACAGTCCCCAACACCGGGAAACATACATCAGATAGTCTCTGCATCTGGGAATCCTGATCTTTGTAATACACGTGCACATCATTGCATCCCTGGGATATTTTGTGCTCATTGTATGGATTACAGTTCTGGCTTCAAATCTCAGATCCGGTAGCCTAATAGAGTCAGTCACACTGAATAGAACGCCAGTTATAAAAGTGTGTTGACACTGCAATGGACCAGTCAAACTTCAACCTTTTACTTGCTTCAGTACAATTTTGAAAAATAGGACTCAtcaaaatatcacacacacaaccacactcacAGTTAGCAGAACTCTTCGCACCTTTTGTAAAATTGAACTTTTGCCAAAATTATATAATAATTTATAAAAAACTTGGTTATGTTACCGTATCATTCACACATTGGTCAATCTGATTTTGTTTGAAACAGTTACTTCAGAACACTTTTTAAATGTACACTTTTCTAATGATATAGCCTGAATTTGTTCATTTCAGGGATACTATAGAAGTAAAGTACATGAATAttttgacaaaacacaacacacaagaaCAGTCCTGTACactgacatacatacatacacatacacacatttggtATACCTTGCTAGTACTGGCTTTTGCCTTCAGACCTCCTTAATTCATTGTGGCATAGATTCAACAAGGTGCGGCAAACATTCCTCAGAgattttggtgcattttgacatgattggggcagccgtggcctactgtttagcacttcggacttgtaactggagggttgccggttcgaaccccgaccagtaggcacggctgaagtgcccttgagcaaggcacctaacccctcactgctcaccgagtgccgctgttgttgcaggcagctcactgcgccgggattagtgtgtgcttcacctcactgtgtgttcactgtgtgctgagtgtgtttcactaattcacggattgggataaatgcagagaccaaatttccctcgggatcaaaagagtatatatatttatacttatacttacttgaTAGCGTCACACAGTTGCTGCAGATTCTGTGAGGTGCAGCCTCCTGTTACGCGACATCCCAACGGTGCTCTATTGGAGTGAGATCTGGTGACTGTGGAGGCCATTTGAGTACAGTGAATTCACTGTCATGTTCAAGACATCAGTTAGAGATGTTTCAAGCTTTGTGGCATGGCACATTATCCTGCTGCTAGTAACCATCAGAAGATCCATACTCTGTGGTCATTAAAGGGATGGACATGGTCAGCAACAATACGCTGGCAGGTGacaaataaactagatgtaccgcatagcggtacaaaatatgactgccgctcagtcctgtatatccattccgcgaaaataaatcacacttcaatttgtctccatattttactccatcccccactcttgaaacttttgtgtatgcttgtttggcatgcctgagtgtgtgtgtgcggctgcacagaaagtagcctactggtgctgaaaaggtgaatagattgtagaatagccaaagaagatgtagcattgttataaaacctttaaaatctctaaacaatcacaagtagggcagttcatcacagttcatccattgcaactggattgatgaaaggtcacttagacctgtaggctacattgtatttgggaaaagcaaaaggtatcagcataatgttattatttttttttttatgtatttataaacaaaaacatctgtcagttccatgccgttttcaacagctatcaaaaacaaaggtcatttttggatggatggattttttgtgaatgtttcttcttctacataagattttagtcatctttagttcatgtaatactttattgtcaatgcacaaattaagtaacagtagtctgaaactaaatgctgttttacatctaaccagtggtgcaaataactgacatgtccaattgggccttgatgaaatgcgtcgctagactgttcatacacattttaacttttgtccgttattgttcgtgcaaatataggctgattcatgttcccttgcattgtgtaactgaggtccatggctagtctggctttcatcagaccaagctcaatcttttaagaaataaaaaaataaaaatagcgggcagatcaggctgggttcacccagcctagtccataggcacccgatattgtttaattttccgattgagatatacacgctctggctattctaaatgcaaaaatgcatcagggagttatgacaaaactgtaacaaactagatcctaatagaaagctgttagcttccctaagctacaggattataaggtaggcctatttacaacataaattgtcaataggctatgctggcgacacaaataaaatctcctttggaaaccaatggcttacgccttacagtatcaagcggacttaaactgccatatcgtggcgaaaagttgtaataacattcacgcagctccatgagtcaaggaaagcgcgaatgaagtagccacttctaaataggacccactacacagtagcttaaggtgtgttgctaaagcagccataatgaaatgaaggtgtcattgtttggatacttcacacacacgtgctttttaatttcacagactacaactaccaagctggaatcaaagcacatcgattcccctctcacaccctgcacgcacttaaaacaaaataaacaggcatctaagtctcacgcatgtataggcaaaactgtatcagaccggtgtaacgttggtaaatcttccattgcacagaatgattttgtagcacgtgcaataaatgacagtcgaaagatacaaacagtgctgctatcaatttgcttggtataaccgcatttatagttttctacaaatgcaatcaatcaaattggcctccatcactcaaccaacgctaacggtaacattacctaggtcgttattgatataagattaacgtacctgcagtaaaagccaagcatgtccgataaacatcctcagatttatttcggcttcaagaagaaatgggaattacacttcatgtgaaccccggggacgaaacgaaattttttccgtaaaagtctagtggggctacatacccaccaaatttcatgtgccccggtggttcggtgtcccgggtatcttTGACCAAGAATTCAGGAaatagatgacgggaaaaattcttgaattgtgtgcgtgtacaagtttatgtttatgtgtgtgggtgtgtgtgtgtgtgtatgtgcgtacttgtgtgtttgcctgcgtatgtgtgtttgtgcatgtgcatgcatgcgtacatatgtctactgtgtgagtatgtgtcatacgtatgattactgtaaatgtatgtgtgtgcgtgtgtatctgtttatgcacatgtgtgcacatggaatgggttaacatgacccctggaggcaaacatacggaaaaaattggtcatcctaggccctaaggttctcaagatattcacagaaaactgtgtctgccctaccctcctttcggggggtgcagtccagcggggggggggggggctacagatcaaaacgaaaaacgatggttccatgctatccatatggggttacatgcccaccaagtttcgtctaccccggtctttcagtgtcccgggaatccttgacggaaatttggacatgcgaaaaaggaaaaaaaagaaaaaaaaaaaaaaaaaaaaaaaatctgactaaacctatatgaccgctgcttcgctgcgtggcggtcataatgaTATAGTAGTATAattttagtataatttgtattttagtatatttagtatattctttatcttctactgtccttattgcttagttgtgtttttatattatatacttttaattacttttttctgctgttagtgaatgtgtgtgtatgctactgagaccttgaattttcccttggggatcaataaagtatctatctatctatctatctatctatctatcttctatctatctatctatctatctaaatgatGCTCAATTGGTACTAAGTAGACCAAAGTCTGCCAAGAAACACTCTGCCACACTAttacatcaccaccaccagcctGGACTATTGATACAAGGCAGGATAGATCCATGCCTTTGTGTTATTTACACCAAATTCTGATCCTACCATCCAGATGTTGCAGCAGAAACCTTCAGGCTCTTCAGACAGGGTGACAATTTTCCAATCTACTGTCCAATTTTGGTGAGCCTGTGCAAATTGTAGCCTGTTTCCTGTTATTAGCTGACCATAGTGTTAACCATTGTGGTTTGCTTCAAGGTTccactgtgttgtgtgttcagAGATGCTCTTCTGCATAGGCTACCTTGGTTGTAACAAGTGGTTATTTGAGTTACTGCCTTTCTTTCTGCTCGAATCAATCTGGTTTGACTCCTGGTATCACCAAGGCATTTTCAGATGTTAATCACtggatatttttttgttttcggACCATTCTCTGTAAACCCGAGAGATTGATGTACGTGAAAATCCCAGTAGATCAGCAGTTTCTGAATTACTCATACAAGCCCATCTGGCACTGACAATAATTGTTGTCGCTGTTGTTGccggcagctcactgcgctgggattagtatgtgtttcactaattcacggattgggataaatgcagagaccaaatttccctcatgggatcaaaagactatatatacttatacatgttGGTTATTGTCTTCTTTGTTTACATAGCCTACGCCTCCAGGTCCTATACCTGGTACCTAGATCTCTTCCCCTTCCATTAATATTACCTTCCCTATCTGTTGGAAACAGATACTCACTTGTTGCCTTTTACAGTGATTATAGGCCTGATTGATGAGTTTATATTTATGCACCTGATCTCCACCTTCCGACTCTTTTTAGATGAGTTTATGATGCAGGACATCTCCAGGTCATCTCCACTTAGGAACAGTTACTTACTGAGGCCATACGATTGTTTAACTCTATGCACAAGCACTTTAATGACAAAATAAACTATACCACAGCACACATTTTACCATTCAAATTTTGTATAAAATATATGATAACTGTCCATGCCacgtttttgtgtatgtttaggTGCACATATTGTTTGTCATTATTGTCATTATTATCGTTTTAAGACCTGCACTAAGGCACATGGCAAGTAATCTAATCTAGACAATGGCG from Alosa sapidissima isolate fAloSap1 chromosome 3, fAloSap1.pri, whole genome shotgun sequence carries:
- the copz2 gene encoding coatomer subunit zeta-2 isoform X1, which codes for MTAQTCPRQHRNNTMDSVALEPSLYTVKAVFILDNDGNRLLSKYYDPDLYPSMKEQRSFEKNVFNKTHKADNEIAFLEGMTIVYKGSIDLFFYVVGSAQENELMLMAVLNCLFESLSQILRKNVERRCLLDNMDGVFLVVDEIIDGGVILESDPQQVVEKVNYRADDNPLSEQSVAQHLTEKLALTTTVLQSAKDQIKWSILK
- the copz2 gene encoding coatomer subunit zeta-2 isoform X2; the encoded protein is MTAQTCPRQHRNNTMDSVALEPSLYTVKAVFILDNDGNRLLSKYYDPDLYPSMKEQRSFEKNVFNKTHKADNEIAFLEGMTIVYKGSIDLFFYVVGSAQENELMLMAVLNCLFESLSQILRKNVERRCLLDNMDGVFLVVDEIIDGGVILESDPQQVVEKVNYRADDNPLSEQSVAQVLQSAKDQIKWSILK